One part of the Leucobacter triazinivorans genome encodes these proteins:
- a CDS encoding deoxyguanosinetriphosphate triphosphohydrolase, with translation MGDALPRHDPALALGYTAADSERFLPEHHSGARTDFARDRARVLHSSGWRRLAAKTQVLSPASGVDFARNRLTHSLEVAQIGRELAVALGVSQDVVDTACLAHDLGHPPFGHNGEKALNDWMAGFGGFEGNAQTLRILTRLEPKHFAPGGASVGLNLTRATLDASCKYPWSLVEAAPGSAKFGYFESDAEVFHWLRAGAPERRKCIEAQIMDLSDDIAYSVHDFEDAVVSEHIDPEILTSRSGHSALIRAVAEWADGRFDSDELGDAYDRMSAGANWLTRWDGSRRDQGRLKNFTSDMIGRFARAPIRATLEAADGRPLARYGADPAAPAELLVPREIRAEIAVLKGIVAAFVMQSGRRQPTYRRQRGLLVELLHTLWEAGPSELEPAYAADLREADSEAEARRAVVDQVASLTDQSAIAWYRRLCDAPLA, from the coding sequence GTGGGTGACGCGCTGCCGCGACACGATCCCGCGCTCGCGCTCGGCTACACCGCGGCCGATTCCGAGCGCTTCCTCCCGGAGCACCACAGCGGCGCCCGCACCGATTTCGCCCGGGATCGCGCCCGTGTGCTGCACTCCAGCGGCTGGCGCAGGCTGGCCGCGAAGACGCAGGTCCTGAGCCCCGCATCGGGCGTCGACTTCGCCCGCAATCGGCTCACCCACTCGCTCGAGGTCGCGCAGATCGGTCGGGAGCTGGCCGTGGCGCTCGGGGTATCGCAGGACGTCGTCGACACGGCCTGTCTGGCCCACGATCTCGGGCATCCGCCCTTCGGGCACAACGGCGAGAAGGCGCTCAACGACTGGATGGCCGGCTTCGGCGGATTCGAGGGCAACGCGCAGACGCTGCGCATCCTCACCCGTCTCGAGCCGAAGCACTTCGCGCCGGGCGGAGCGAGCGTGGGCCTCAACCTGACACGCGCCACGCTCGACGCGAGCTGCAAGTATCCGTGGTCGCTGGTCGAGGCCGCGCCCGGGAGCGCCAAGTTCGGCTACTTCGAGAGCGACGCGGAGGTGTTCCACTGGCTCCGAGCCGGCGCTCCCGAGCGGCGCAAGTGCATCGAGGCGCAGATCATGGACCTCTCCGACGACATCGCCTACTCGGTCCACGACTTCGAGGACGCGGTGGTGAGCGAGCACATCGACCCCGAGATCCTCACCTCCCGCTCCGGCCACTCGGCCCTGATCCGCGCCGTCGCGGAGTGGGCCGACGGCCGCTTCGACTCGGACGAGCTCGGCGACGCCTACGACCGCATGTCCGCGGGCGCCAACTGGCTGACCCGATGGGACGGATCGCGCCGGGATCAGGGTCGGTTGAAGAACTTCACGAGCGACATGATCGGACGGTTCGCGCGCGCGCCGATCCGGGCGACGCTCGAGGCGGCGGACGGGCGACCGCTCGCGCGCTACGGCGCGGATCCCGCCGCTCCCGCGGAGCTCCTCGTGCCGCGCGAGATCCGGGCCGAGATCGCGGTGCTGAAGGGCATCGTGGCCGCGTTCGTCATGCAGAGCGGACGCCGGCAACCCACCTACCGCCGGCAGCGCGGCCTGCTGGTGGAGCTGCTCCACACGCTGTGGGAGGCGGGCCCGAGCGAGCTGGAGCCGGCCTACGCCGCGGATCTGCGCGAGGCCGACTCCGAGGCCGAGGCCCGGCGGGCTGTGGTCGATCAGGTCGCATCGTTGACGGACCAGTCGGCGATCGCCTGGTATCGACGCCTGTGCGACGCGCCGCTGGCTTGA
- the dnaG gene encoding DNA primase, giving the protein MAGRIRQSDVEEVKRRTNLADLVGDYVTLKNAGIDSMKGLCPFHDERSPSFHVRPALGYYHCFGCGESGDAFTFLQRMDHLTFAESVERLAARIHYALTYEEGGVRREEGPNRARLLAANQAAAEYYSAQLAGEEGSAGRAFLTQRGFDSAACERFGVGYAPRGWDHLTKHLRAQGFTPQELAQSGLASEGQRGVYDRFRGRVVWPIRDTSGQTLGFGARRLYDDDNGPKYLNTPESPVYHKSQVLYGLDLAKRGISRGKRAVVVEGYTDVMACHLAGIDTAVATCGTAFGKDHIAVLRRIMGDDSAAEVVFTFDPDEAGQKAALRAFSEEKRFTAQTYVAVAPEGLDPCDLRLHRGDEAVRELFSRKVPLFEFALRQSIARFDLNTVEGRVSGLRAAAPIVADIKDQSLRPGYARELARMLGVELGEVQQAVRAAERGPRDRGESRDASPHSDPRGPRGGGPAAQEPHAGAAPQVRLSGLRNTPTTWLERDALMAMLQQANSVGAELMQQAVTAQVLEPDLRVVRDAVAAALPELATPGWLDAVLVATPESHRGLVRELAIAPMPQRRAEQLAAYARDVVVSLLDRDLLSLKRELLARLQRIGDHTDPGARRIQEQLVALEAARRGLREE; this is encoded by the coding sequence ATGGCAGGCCGAATCCGACAGAGCGACGTCGAAGAGGTCAAGCGCCGCACGAATCTCGCCGATCTGGTGGGCGACTACGTGACGCTCAAGAACGCGGGGATCGATTCGATGAAGGGGCTCTGCCCGTTCCACGACGAGCGCAGTCCGAGCTTCCACGTACGGCCCGCGCTCGGCTACTACCACTGCTTCGGCTGCGGCGAATCGGGTGACGCGTTCACCTTTCTGCAGCGCATGGACCATCTCACCTTCGCCGAGTCGGTCGAGCGGCTCGCCGCGCGCATCCACTACGCGCTCACCTACGAGGAGGGCGGGGTGCGCCGCGAGGAGGGTCCGAATCGCGCCCGCCTGCTCGCGGCCAACCAGGCCGCCGCCGAGTACTACTCGGCGCAGCTCGCGGGCGAGGAGGGCTCGGCCGGGCGGGCCTTCCTCACGCAGCGCGGCTTCGACTCGGCGGCCTGCGAGCGCTTCGGTGTGGGATACGCGCCGCGCGGCTGGGATCACCTCACGAAGCACCTGCGCGCGCAGGGGTTCACGCCGCAGGAGCTCGCCCAGTCCGGCCTCGCGTCCGAGGGGCAGCGGGGCGTCTACGACCGCTTCCGCGGGCGCGTCGTGTGGCCCATCCGCGATACGAGCGGGCAGACGCTCGGCTTCGGCGCGCGCCGGCTGTACGACGACGACAACGGCCCGAAGTACCTGAACACTCCGGAATCGCCGGTGTATCACAAGTCGCAAGTGCTGTACGGTCTCGACCTCGCGAAGCGCGGGATCTCCCGCGGCAAACGGGCGGTGGTCGTGGAGGGGTACACCGACGTGATGGCCTGCCACCTCGCCGGGATCGACACCGCGGTCGCGACCTGCGGCACCGCGTTCGGCAAGGACCACATCGCCGTGCTGCGACGGATCATGGGCGACGACTCGGCCGCAGAGGTCGTCTTCACCTTCGATCCGGATGAAGCCGGCCAGAAGGCCGCTCTGCGCGCCTTCAGCGAGGAGAAGCGGTTCACCGCGCAGACCTACGTGGCTGTGGCCCCGGAGGGGCTCGACCCCTGCGATCTGCGTCTCCACCGGGGCGATGAGGCCGTTCGCGAGCTCTTCTCGCGCAAGGTGCCGCTGTTCGAGTTCGCGCTGCGGCAATCGATCGCCCGCTTCGACCTGAACACGGTGGAGGGACGCGTCTCGGGTCTGCGCGCTGCGGCCCCGATCGTCGCCGACATCAAGGATCAGTCGCTGCGCCCCGGATACGCGCGCGAACTCGCGCGCATGCTCGGCGTGGAGCTCGGCGAGGTGCAGCAGGCGGTGCGCGCGGCAGAACGCGGTCCGCGCGATCGGGGCGAGTCGCGCGACGCATCGCCGCACTCGGACCCGCGCGGCCCGCGCGGGGGTGGGCCCGCGGCTCAGGAGCCTCACGCCGGTGCGGCGCCGCAGGTGCGGCTCTCCGGTCTGCGCAACACACCGACGACCTGGCTCGAGCGGGATGCGCTCATGGCGATGCTGCAGCAGGCGAACAGCGTGGGTGCGGAGCTGATGCAGCAGGCGGTGACCGCGCAGGTGCTGGAGCCCGATCTCCGGGTGGTGCGCGATGCGGTGGCGGCGGCGCTGCCGGAGCTCGCGACTCCCGGCTGGCTCGACGCCGTACTCGTCGCGACCCCCGAGAGCCACCGCGGCCTGGTGCGCGAACTTGCCATCGCGCCGATGCCGCAGCGCCGCGCCGAGCAGCTCGCCGCATACGCGCGGGATGTCGTCGTCTCCCTGCTCGACCGCGATCTGCTCTCGCTGAAGCGCGAGCTCCTGGCACGATTGCAGCGCATCGGCGACCACACCGACCCGGGCGCCCGTCGCATCCAGGAGCAGCTCGTCGCGCTCGAAGCTGCGCGGCGAGGCCTGCGGGAGGAGTAA